ACAGTCCTTGGATGTGCCGTCATCAAGAGAGTTCGGCTTCACTGGAACTGTGCCCTCTCAATCTATAGAGAAGGGCCTAACCATACTGGCAATTGTTGTTATATCAGTTAACGAGGTTTGTCTGTTTTCTCTTAGAGAAAACCGCACCAACTTCATTTCTGTTGAGTGATTTATTGTAAATGGTTATGTCCTGTAAGGTGGCATCAAGACCTACGAAGAGCTCCAGATCCTCAACGTGAGCGGTTCGGGCCATTTCTGTTTTGGGAGCCCAGCTACGCAATTCGCCATTTATATAGAGTTCAACTTTATTGCTGTAAACAATGGCAACATGAACCCATTTTCCTTTATCGGCACCAACTTTACGAAGATCAAATTCTGCGTTATCCGAGCCGCGAAAGTATCTCGATTGCATACTATAATGTCTGAGGCGGCTCTCCGGGTGGGAGCCCCAACTGCTGTCGATTATTGCTACATCCTTCGGGTTATTGACTTTCATCCAAAAAGCCAGAGTGAATGCATCATTTGGACTCGGTATGCCTTCAACAATGATTTTTGACTCGCCTCCATTGAGTTTTATGGCCGGACCATTTTCTGTTTTTATAATCTCACTAGAACGCAAAATTGCACTAACTCCGTCGCCGATAACTTCAAGGTTTTCACCATTTTTCAGTTTCGGATTGATCTGGGCAACAACTCTTCCGTCATCGCTAGTTTTTGTATCCACTGGGCGCGCAAAACTACCAATGTTTGCGTTTTGATAGGTATCACTTCCTGGAACTTTGATACGTAAAGTAGGTTTACTTCCTGTTAAGCGAAGGGTGAAATGATGCCAGCCACGGTCTAGTTCTATTGCCGCAGGAAGTGAAGGTGCAGCTACGCTGTTGCGGACAATTTCATGGCCATCGATTATCAATTGATTGCCGCCATTACGATCTAATTGGAATTTGTAGATACCATATGTGTCAGCAAAGAAATAACCTGTGTATTCGTCGATACGACCTGCTGTGTTGTTCGAGTCAATCACCAAGGTTGCTTGGCTGGAATAAGGCTTTTCGCCACTCACATCAAAATGATCCAGTGGATATCCGTTTGGTGGCATCATGCGATAGCGATTGCTTCTATCGTAACTCTGCTTAATCAAACCCGTCTTTGTATTTGAGATCGCAACTGCTTTACCGATAGGCACAGCTTTCTTCGGTTGTGGTTTGAGGCCATTCTTTGGACTCTTCAGAGAACTATTTGATATCGGTAAGTATTGATCCGAGCCTGGGCTCATCATCGCGACATCGATTACATAATTTTCCTCACGTTCTCCTTTCCAGAAGACTGGATCTGTTACTGTGAGCTTGACTGGATGGCTGCCTGCTTTCAGAGCGACCTGTCCGTAGCGATCCTTTTGCGAAAGTCCGTAAGGGCCAGTGACTGACATTACAGATTGGTCCCCAATTGTGAATACGATTGGGCCGCATGCATTGACACGGAAATTGTATATGCCATCGGTTGGGACAGTGATGATGCCTGAAAAGTTATAATAGGCTTTCATCATTTCAGTGGCCTCCGTTACTGGATCAACTTTAGGGATGTCGAAGTTATCCGTCCTGAAGGAGTCCAATGGCTTATAGTCTGCCAACACCGGCATCATATTTTTCTTACCGGTGAAAATGCCTGTTTTTTCATCGAATATAGTGCGACGGATTTCAAACACATCACATGCAAGACCTGCAGCCAGCTTAGCTGCATCTGTCTTAACGGGTTGCTCCAACGATTGGTCTAATAACTCAATTTTTAGTGTGTTTGATCCATTATCTTTCTGGTGTGGCCAGAAACGAGCAAAGGTTCGTGCTTTAAAGGTTGATGTTTTGTTTACAGTTACAGGTCCGTTATAGAGTGGAGACGACATAGTCGGCTCAGAGCCATCAAGTGTGTAGTTAATCGCACTGCCCAGTTGAGGCTGCTCCAGTGCCACAGTAATTTCCTTATTGAAAACTATTTCACGAACTTCGTCATTGAGATTGCGGTCGGGGGTCCACCCGAGTGTCGTTGCAAGCTTGGGAGTTGGTGGGCCGTAAGCAATTGAACCGGCACGTTGTCCATTGCGTTCAACAGTGAAGACTGTGCGTTCTCGGTCTGTTTCACCAAATGTGTAGACATCCGTATTGTCTCCAACCGAAACGGTTAGTTGAGTGCGGTCATCGTTCCAAGAGGTGACAGGGAGCATGTCTCCATGGCGGAACGGAAAGAGCAGGACTCGGAATTCAGGATCTACTGCTTTTGCCGGAATGATTACACGTGCCGGGCCATAAGATTTTTCAAAGCTTGGCTGAGGATAGGCAAAAGTGCTGTTTCGCCACAGGGTGCGAACCAATAGCATGGGGTCGCCTTTTTTCGGTTTGTATTCTGATTTTAAGCCGTAGCGATTGACACGCTCAACTTTTGTATCAGCGAGGCCCAGTATGATATCGGTTGTCCGATTGTCTGGCATACCCTTTTGAAGGTAGCGACCACGAACACTACTATCCGCGCTCATCATCACGACGTCAGGGCTGAGTGTGAAGCACCAGTCGTATTGGCGCTCCTGCTCATCCTTACGGATATCATCAATGACTAATGCATAAGGCTTTTCTCCTTTTGCTAGATGCAAAGTGCGGAATGCGTGGTCGATATTGTTCCATACCTCATACATTTCAGGCCCACGGGTTTCCCCGTGCCAATTCCCCCAGTCAAGGCCGGCGTAGCCATCCTGGTACTCTTTCATGTGATCCTGGAAGGGTAATTCCCATTTGCGATTCATGTTCATACCATGACGACCAAATGCACCCATATGGAACCCAGCTTCCTCCAAAAGAGGGTGCCACAGGTAAAACATTTTTTCGTGTTTGCGCCAGTTATACTGGTCCGTGTTGTCCGATATGAATGTGGTGCCTTGATCTGTATCGGTCACAGCCATCAGTTCTGCCGCGACTGGGCTGTAAATACCGGCATAGCCGTCTACGAGAACCGTGTTACGGAAGTATGAATCCATGTACCATAGAGAACGTGCACTCCATTCAATGCCGTCGGCGAGCAGATTGAAGTCACCGGCTTCCGGGGTTTCGTGTCCAGCAGAGTAAACATCACTGCGGGCTTCGTAGTGTATGGAAAGCGCGTCCTTATCCCAGGATGATCGTGACATGCCCACACCGCGTGCCAGATCTGTCCAGACAGGGGAATGTTCGGTAAGCTCTTTAGGGAGGCCCTGTAGATCATAATCAACAACAGTCCCGTCCGGATTTCTAAGGCCATCGGTTGCTGTCATCAACATGACATCACGGTGGGTGTATCGAATACGAGGTGTTGGCAGTTTTTCCTTCGGATCGGTTCCAGCGGCCCCAAGGCCTTGGGCACGCATGGAGGATTTGTAGAATAAATCAACGATTGGATCGGCAGGGTAGTAGTGCTTCATAACGAATGCCCAGTTGAAGAACTGGTCCATCCACGGCCCGCTGCCGCGACCCATCCACCAGAAGCGATCTTCGTTCAGACCGTCTCCGATTGGGGCAACTTCCTTGGAGCCTGCGTAGCGCTGGTAGACATTATTAATATCC
The Rubellicoccus peritrichatus DNA segment above includes these coding regions:
- a CDS encoding chitobiase/beta-hexosaminidase C-terminal domain-containing protein: MHNTVHTTFKFKEKQIGLYFQSKSIEELMYNISKSIPLAAIAFVSTLPQLNAQEEYRGRFTPDAEYVLSGQLAEDIGPLPDVPYHYLTDEEGFDSKRLTPIPPPGVHPRVLMSPQDIERIKKQVAKGDEADRYFRIIWNDVQALAQKGDMLSMGLQALVTDDKELGRKAAEKLVAGAKFIEPMVDLMNTHPTMEPIRDNWYYYSRTSVKKVGGEFYRDVYERGGSELIKELAKDSVEFASDGDRQSSGHLFNSDLSNYDYLYDYMTEEERTLVRRVISKLVNDRYTAGMELPGNMFINNHMSMGEDFILLSLAIEGEEGAPDDRLLEQYAISVRNKLTYDISLGGMLHEKCKGFLPERATIAMGRRLNKDLLRHNHLQLMVWGKVMDINNVYQRYAGSKEVAPIGDGLNEDRFWWMGRGSGPWMDQFFNWAFVMKHYYPADPIVDLFYKSSMRAQGLGAAGTDPKEKLPTPRIRYTHRDVMLMTATDGLRNPDGTVVDYDLQGLPKELTEHSPVWTDLARGVGMSRSSWDKDALSIHYEARSDVYSAGHETPEAGDFNLLADGIEWSARSLWYMDSYFRNTVLVDGYAGIYSPVAAELMAVTDTDQGTTFISDNTDQYNWRKHEKMFYLWHPLLEEAGFHMGAFGRHGMNMNRKWELPFQDHMKEYQDGYAGLDWGNWHGETRGPEMYEVWNNIDHAFRTLHLAKGEKPYALVIDDIRKDEQERQYDWCFTLSPDVVMMSADSSVRGRYLQKGMPDNRTTDIILGLADTKVERVNRYGLKSEYKPKKGDPMLLVRTLWRNSTFAYPQPSFEKSYGPARVIIPAKAVDPEFRVLLFPFRHGDMLPVTSWNDDRTQLTVSVGDNTDVYTFGETDRERTVFTVERNGQRAGSIAYGPPTPKLATTLGWTPDRNLNDEVREIVFNKEITVALEQPQLGSAINYTLDGSEPTMSSPLYNGPVTVNKTSTFKARTFARFWPHQKDNGSNTLKIELLDQSLEQPVKTDAAKLAAGLACDVFEIRRTIFDEKTGIFTGKKNMMPVLADYKPLDSFRTDNFDIPKVDPVTEATEMMKAYYNFSGIITVPTDGIYNFRVNACGPIVFTIGDQSVMSVTGPYGLSQKDRYGQVALKAGSHPVKLTVTDPVFWKGEREENYVIDVAMMSPGSDQYLPISNSSLKSPKNGLKPQPKKAVPIGKAVAISNTKTGLIKQSYDRSNRYRMMPPNGYPLDHFDVSGEKPYSSQATLVIDSNNTAGRIDEYTGYFFADTYGIYKFQLDRNGGNQLIIDGHEIVRNSVAAPSLPAAIELDRGWHHFTLRLTGSKPTLRIKVPGSDTYQNANIGSFARPVDTKTSDDGRVVAQINPKLKNGENLEVIGDGVSAILRSSEIIKTENGPAIKLNGGESKIIVEGIPSPNDAFTLAFWMKVNNPKDVAIIDSSWGSHPESRLRHYSMQSRYFRGSDNAEFDLRKVGADKGKWVHVAIVYSNKVELYINGELRSWAPKTEMARTAHVEDLELFVGLDATLQDITIYNKSLNRNEVGAVFSKRKQTNLVN